A window of the Lepus europaeus isolate LE1 chromosome 5, mLepTim1.pri, whole genome shotgun sequence genome harbors these coding sequences:
- the AMPD1 gene encoding AMP deaminase 1 isoform X2 translates to MPLFKLPELDDAMRSFAEKVFASEVKDEGGREEISPFDVDEICPISHHEMQEHILHMEMLATSTEGTRKKRFRGRKTVNLSIPLSEASSTKLSRIDEYISLSPTYQTVPDFQRVQITGDYASGVTVEDFEIVCKGLYRALCIREKYMQKSFQRFPKTPSKYLRSIEGTAWKADESFCPVFTPALKKGEDPFRTDNLPENLGYHLKMKDGVVYIYANEAAAGKDEPKPLPYPHMEDFLDDMNFLLALIAQGPVKTYAHRRLKFLSSKFQVHQMLNEMDELKELKNNPHRDFYNCRKVDTHIHAAACMNQKHLLRFIKKSYQVDADRVVYSTKEKNLTLKQLFDKLKLHPYDLTVDSLDVHAGRQTFQRFDKFNDKYNPVGASELRDLYLKTDNYINGEYFATIIKEVGADLMEAKYQHAEPRLSIYGRSPDEWSKLASWFVRNRIYSSNMTWMIQVPRIYDVFRSKNFLPHFGKMLENVFMPVFEATVNPQAHPELSVFLKHITGFDSVDDESKHSGHMFSSKSPKPQEWTMEKNPSYTYYAYYMYANIMVLNSLRKERGMNTFLFRPHCGEAGALTHLMTAFMTADNISHGLNLKKSPVLQYLFFLAQIPIAMSPLSNNSLFLEYAKNPFLDFLQKGLVVSLSTDDPMQFHFTKEPLMEEYAIAAQVFKLSTCDMCEVARNSVLQCGISHEEKARFLGNNYLEEGPIGNDIRKTNVAQIRMAYRYETWCYELNLIAEGLKSTE, encoded by the exons ATGCCTCTGTTCAAGCTTCCAG AACTCGATGATGCAATGCGCAGCTTCGCTGAAAAAGTGTTTGCCTCAGAAGTCAAAGATGAGGGGGGCCGCGAAGAGATCTCCCCTTTTGACGTGGATGAGATCTGTCCAATTTCTCATCATGAGATGCAAGAGCACATACTCCACATGGAGATGCTGGCCACCTCCACAGAAGGCACGAG GAAGAAGCGTTTCCGAGGACGGAAGACTGTTAATTTGTCCATTCCACTCAGTGAAGCATCTTCCACCAAGCTGTCGCGCATTGATGAATACATCTCTTTATCTCCAACCTACCAGACAGTGCCTGATTTTCAGAGAGTGCAGATCACGGGAGACTATGCCTCTGGG GTCACAGTGGAAGACTTCGAAATAGTGTGCAAAGGGCTGTACCGGGCATTGTGTATCCGGGAGAAATACATGCAGAAGTCGTTTCAGAGGTTCCCCAAAACCCCTTCCAAGTACTTGCGGAGCATTGAGGGCACAGCTTGGAAAGCAGATGAGAGCTTCTGCCCAG TCTTTACGCCTGCTCTGAAGAAGGGAGAGGACCCTTTCCGAACAGACAACCTTCCCGAGAACCTGGGCTATCACCTCAAAATGAAAGACGGTGTGGTTTACATCTATGCTAACGAAGCAGCAGCGGGCAAAGATGAGCCCAAGCCACTTCCTTACCcacatatggaagatttcttggATGATATGAATTTTTTGCTTGCTTTAATTGCCCAAGGACCTGT TAAGACCTATGCGCACCGGCGTCTGAAGTTCCTCTCCTCCAAGTTCCAGGTGCACCAGATGCTCAACGAGATGGACGAGCTGAAGGAGCTGAAGAACAACCCCCACCGCGACTTTTACAACTGCAGGAAG gtggacacccacatccatgcAGCTGCTTGTATGAACCAGAAACACCTGCTCCGCTTCATTAAGAAATCTTACCAAGTGGATGCCGACAGAGTGGTCTACAGCACCAAAGAGAAGAACCTGACCCTAAAGCAACTTTTTGATAAATTAAAACTGCACCCCTATGACCTGACTGTTGACTCTCTGGATGTTCATGCC GGCCGCCAGACCTTCCAGCGTTTTGATAAGTTCAATGACAAATACAATCCTGTAGGAGCAAGCGAGCTGCGGGATCTCTACCTGAAGACAGACAATTACATTAACGGGGAATATTTTGCCACTATCATCAAG GAGGTAGGTGCAGACTTGATGGAAGCCAAGTACCAGCATGCTGAGCCTCGTTTGTCCATCTACGGCCGCAGCCCTGATGAATGGAGCAAACTTGCTTCCTGGTTCGTCCGCAACCGCATCTACAGCTCTAACATGACATGGATGATCCAGGTCCCCAGGATCTA TGATGTGTTTCGATCCAAGAATTTCCTTCCACACTTCGGAAAGATGCTGGAGAATGTGTTCATGCCAGTGTTTGAGGCGACCGTCAACCCCCAAGCTCATCCAGAACTCAGTGTCTTCCTCAAGCAT ATCACTGGCTTTGACAGTGTGGATGATGAGTCCAAACACAGTGGCCACATGTTCTCCTCCAAGAGCCCCAAACCCCAGGAGTGGACAATGGAGAAGAATCCATCTTACACCTACTATGCCTACTACATGTACGCAAACATCATGGTGCTCAACAGCCTGAGAAA GGAACGAGGCATGAATACATTTCTGTTCCGACCTCACTGCGGGGAAGCTGGGGCTCTCACCCACCTCATGACCGCGTTCATGACAGCAGATAACATCTCTCATGGCCTGAATTTAAAAAAG AGTCCTGTGTTACAATACTTGTTTTTCTTAGCCCAGATTCCTATTGCCATGTCACCATTAAGTAACAACAGCCTATTTCTAGAGTATGCCAAAAATCCATTTTTAGATTTTCTCCAGAAAGGACTGGTGGTCTCACTGTCTACCGATGATCCGATGCAATTCCACTTCAccaag GAGCCCCTGATGGAAGAATACGCCATTGCAGCACAAGTCTTCAAGCTGAGTACCTGTGACATGTGTGAAGTGGCGAGGAACAGTGTTCTGCAGTGTGGAATTTCTCACGAG gAAAAAGCAAGGTTTCTGGGCAACAATTACCTTGAGGAAGGCCCCATTGGAAATGATATCCGGAAGACGAATGTAGCCCAAATCCGCATGGCCTATCGCTATGAAACCTGGTGTTATGAACTCAATTTAATTGCTGAGGGGCTTAAGTCAACAGAATAA
- the AMPD1 gene encoding AMP deaminase 1 isoform X1, producing the protein MPLFKLPAEGKQLDDAMRSFAEKVFASEVKDEGGREEISPFDVDEICPISHHEMQEHILHMEMLATSTEGTRKKRFRGRKTVNLSIPLSEASSTKLSRIDEYISLSPTYQTVPDFQRVQITGDYASGVTVEDFEIVCKGLYRALCIREKYMQKSFQRFPKTPSKYLRSIEGTAWKADESFCPVFTPALKKGEDPFRTDNLPENLGYHLKMKDGVVYIYANEAAAGKDEPKPLPYPHMEDFLDDMNFLLALIAQGPVKTYAHRRLKFLSSKFQVHQMLNEMDELKELKNNPHRDFYNCRKVDTHIHAAACMNQKHLLRFIKKSYQVDADRVVYSTKEKNLTLKQLFDKLKLHPYDLTVDSLDVHAGRQTFQRFDKFNDKYNPVGASELRDLYLKTDNYINGEYFATIIKEVGADLMEAKYQHAEPRLSIYGRSPDEWSKLASWFVRNRIYSSNMTWMIQVPRIYDVFRSKNFLPHFGKMLENVFMPVFEATVNPQAHPELSVFLKHITGFDSVDDESKHSGHMFSSKSPKPQEWTMEKNPSYTYYAYYMYANIMVLNSLRKERGMNTFLFRPHCGEAGALTHLMTAFMTADNISHGLNLKKSPVLQYLFFLAQIPIAMSPLSNNSLFLEYAKNPFLDFLQKGLVVSLSTDDPMQFHFTKEPLMEEYAIAAQVFKLSTCDMCEVARNSVLQCGISHEEKARFLGNNYLEEGPIGNDIRKTNVAQIRMAYRYETWCYELNLIAEGLKSTE; encoded by the exons ATGCCTCTGTTCAAGCTTCCAG CTGAAGGAAAAC AACTCGATGATGCAATGCGCAGCTTCGCTGAAAAAGTGTTTGCCTCAGAAGTCAAAGATGAGGGGGGCCGCGAAGAGATCTCCCCTTTTGACGTGGATGAGATCTGTCCAATTTCTCATCATGAGATGCAAGAGCACATACTCCACATGGAGATGCTGGCCACCTCCACAGAAGGCACGAG GAAGAAGCGTTTCCGAGGACGGAAGACTGTTAATTTGTCCATTCCACTCAGTGAAGCATCTTCCACCAAGCTGTCGCGCATTGATGAATACATCTCTTTATCTCCAACCTACCAGACAGTGCCTGATTTTCAGAGAGTGCAGATCACGGGAGACTATGCCTCTGGG GTCACAGTGGAAGACTTCGAAATAGTGTGCAAAGGGCTGTACCGGGCATTGTGTATCCGGGAGAAATACATGCAGAAGTCGTTTCAGAGGTTCCCCAAAACCCCTTCCAAGTACTTGCGGAGCATTGAGGGCACAGCTTGGAAAGCAGATGAGAGCTTCTGCCCAG TCTTTACGCCTGCTCTGAAGAAGGGAGAGGACCCTTTCCGAACAGACAACCTTCCCGAGAACCTGGGCTATCACCTCAAAATGAAAGACGGTGTGGTTTACATCTATGCTAACGAAGCAGCAGCGGGCAAAGATGAGCCCAAGCCACTTCCTTACCcacatatggaagatttcttggATGATATGAATTTTTTGCTTGCTTTAATTGCCCAAGGACCTGT TAAGACCTATGCGCACCGGCGTCTGAAGTTCCTCTCCTCCAAGTTCCAGGTGCACCAGATGCTCAACGAGATGGACGAGCTGAAGGAGCTGAAGAACAACCCCCACCGCGACTTTTACAACTGCAGGAAG gtggacacccacatccatgcAGCTGCTTGTATGAACCAGAAACACCTGCTCCGCTTCATTAAGAAATCTTACCAAGTGGATGCCGACAGAGTGGTCTACAGCACCAAAGAGAAGAACCTGACCCTAAAGCAACTTTTTGATAAATTAAAACTGCACCCCTATGACCTGACTGTTGACTCTCTGGATGTTCATGCC GGCCGCCAGACCTTCCAGCGTTTTGATAAGTTCAATGACAAATACAATCCTGTAGGAGCAAGCGAGCTGCGGGATCTCTACCTGAAGACAGACAATTACATTAACGGGGAATATTTTGCCACTATCATCAAG GAGGTAGGTGCAGACTTGATGGAAGCCAAGTACCAGCATGCTGAGCCTCGTTTGTCCATCTACGGCCGCAGCCCTGATGAATGGAGCAAACTTGCTTCCTGGTTCGTCCGCAACCGCATCTACAGCTCTAACATGACATGGATGATCCAGGTCCCCAGGATCTA TGATGTGTTTCGATCCAAGAATTTCCTTCCACACTTCGGAAAGATGCTGGAGAATGTGTTCATGCCAGTGTTTGAGGCGACCGTCAACCCCCAAGCTCATCCAGAACTCAGTGTCTTCCTCAAGCAT ATCACTGGCTTTGACAGTGTGGATGATGAGTCCAAACACAGTGGCCACATGTTCTCCTCCAAGAGCCCCAAACCCCAGGAGTGGACAATGGAGAAGAATCCATCTTACACCTACTATGCCTACTACATGTACGCAAACATCATGGTGCTCAACAGCCTGAGAAA GGAACGAGGCATGAATACATTTCTGTTCCGACCTCACTGCGGGGAAGCTGGGGCTCTCACCCACCTCATGACCGCGTTCATGACAGCAGATAACATCTCTCATGGCCTGAATTTAAAAAAG AGTCCTGTGTTACAATACTTGTTTTTCTTAGCCCAGATTCCTATTGCCATGTCACCATTAAGTAACAACAGCCTATTTCTAGAGTATGCCAAAAATCCATTTTTAGATTTTCTCCAGAAAGGACTGGTGGTCTCACTGTCTACCGATGATCCGATGCAATTCCACTTCAccaag GAGCCCCTGATGGAAGAATACGCCATTGCAGCACAAGTCTTCAAGCTGAGTACCTGTGACATGTGTGAAGTGGCGAGGAACAGTGTTCTGCAGTGTGGAATTTCTCACGAG gAAAAAGCAAGGTTTCTGGGCAACAATTACCTTGAGGAAGGCCCCATTGGAAATGATATCCGGAAGACGAATGTAGCCCAAATCCGCATGGCCTATCGCTATGAAACCTGGTGTTATGAACTCAATTTAATTGCTGAGGGGCTTAAGTCAACAGAATAA